A genomic stretch from Sulfobacillus thermosulfidooxidans includes:
- a CDS encoding VirB4 family type IV secretion system protein yields MALFRRKASEPLLPDTGAPLRLVETSASPDASPSSNPPLTMTPAWDAGASTLAPGMTDRDLLWPAGFKETARFVEHGEGLYSASLRVMAYPALASNGFVHPLLRAPMPRRFALYITPISNGAIVKQLTDDVTKLEAKLRGQAKEGKPLNPYDHNAYQQAEQLRQSLAKNLIKMFNISFVMTIFGTSPEDLAENVRQFKDAAAGGLWYVLETYYEHGNAWLTTLPIADQRLEQTRRLDSNSLSCMFPFTWTEHIEPGGLYVGTNVQTGGPVLLDIHNRHKYPAGHIIFIGPTRSGKSYTAKSVLTQSLCDPDMDAFVIDPSPPIDYQSLADALGRFISFKVGTKDRWNLCAIEYPRHIDKLDESERRLLTSKIDFLLTLLDLMLRDASGRPAWSLEERARAEGVIRHVYESLGITDDPMSLIDPQSLSLRPKMKPMPTFATIVDAFRRDSVLSRVAQILAPYVRGGTLDIFDGDVPPSALNSRLTVFNIEGLLRAQSQLQPIAYLVIGELIQQRLLNSGRRTIILIDEAHILFANEGTARWLSRLFRMSAKLNSAVWLLTQSITDMIGDPFTQLVVPGQADARVCLNSTYITWLGTVDKDSDAQLISKEFALSPTEIQFLRNARKGLAIWRTEGYHVAVQGQAPPLLHQLFSSTADEKGDWAATRYADPLHGQAPIPADHPVLPT; encoded by the coding sequence ATGGCGTTATTTCGTCGTAAAGCGTCTGAACCCTTGTTACCCGATACCGGAGCCCCTTTACGGTTAGTCGAGACCTCGGCATCCCCTGACGCTTCGCCCTCTTCGAACCCCCCGCTGACCATGACCCCAGCGTGGGATGCCGGAGCTAGTACCCTGGCGCCGGGTATGACCGACCGCGACTTGTTGTGGCCGGCGGGCTTTAAAGAAACGGCCCGGTTTGTGGAACATGGCGAAGGACTGTATTCCGCCAGTTTGCGGGTCATGGCCTATCCCGCTCTGGCGTCGAACGGGTTTGTGCATCCCTTGTTGCGAGCCCCCATGCCGCGTCGGTTTGCCTTGTATATCACGCCGATTAGTAATGGTGCGATTGTCAAGCAACTGACGGATGACGTCACGAAACTGGAAGCCAAGTTGCGCGGGCAAGCCAAAGAGGGGAAACCGCTCAACCCCTATGATCACAATGCGTATCAACAAGCCGAACAACTCCGGCAATCCTTGGCCAAAAATTTGATTAAGATGTTCAACATTTCGTTTGTGATGACGATTTTTGGCACCAGTCCCGAGGATCTCGCCGAGAACGTCCGGCAATTCAAGGATGCGGCAGCGGGCGGGCTGTGGTATGTCCTCGAAACGTATTATGAACATGGCAACGCCTGGCTGACCACCTTGCCCATTGCCGACCAACGGTTGGAACAAACGCGGCGGCTGGACTCCAATTCCTTATCCTGTATGTTTCCCTTTACCTGGACGGAACATATCGAGCCCGGCGGCCTCTATGTCGGCACCAACGTGCAAACCGGCGGGCCGGTGTTGCTGGATATTCACAACCGGCATAAATATCCCGCCGGGCATATTATCTTTATTGGTCCCACCCGGTCCGGGAAATCGTATACGGCCAAAAGCGTGCTGACCCAATCCTTATGCGATCCCGACATGGACGCGTTCGTCATCGACCCGTCGCCGCCGATTGACTATCAATCCTTGGCGGATGCCTTGGGCCGCTTTATCAGCTTTAAAGTCGGCACCAAAGACCGCTGGAATTTGTGTGCCATTGAATATCCCCGGCATATCGACAAACTCGATGAGTCCGAACGGCGGCTGCTCACCAGCAAAATTGACTTTTTGCTGACGTTGCTCGATTTGATGCTGCGCGACGCCAGTGGCCGTCCCGCGTGGTCTTTGGAAGAACGGGCCCGCGCCGAAGGCGTGATCCGGCATGTCTATGAATCCCTCGGCATTACCGATGATCCGATGAGTCTCATCGATCCGCAATCCTTGTCGTTACGCCCGAAAATGAAGCCGATGCCCACCTTTGCCACGATTGTCGATGCCTTTCGGCGGGATAGCGTGTTAAGTCGTGTCGCACAAATCTTGGCCCCGTATGTCCGCGGCGGCACGCTGGATATCTTTGACGGGGATGTCCCGCCCAGTGCCCTGAACAGCCGCCTGACCGTGTTTAATATTGAGGGGCTTTTGCGGGCCCAATCCCAATTACAACCTATTGCCTATCTCGTCATTGGCGAACTGATTCAGCAGCGCCTGCTCAACAGTGGCCGCCGTACCATTATTCTCATCGACGAAGCGCACATCCTCTTTGCCAATGAAGGCACGGCCCGCTGGCTCTCCCGGTTGTTTCGCATGAGTGCCAAGCTCAATTCAGCCGTCTGGTTGCTCACCCAGTCGATTACCGATATGATTGGGGATCCGTTTACCCAGCTGGTCGTCCCCGGTCAAGCGGATGCTCGCGTTTGTCTCAACAGCACGTATATCACCTGGCTCGGCACGGTCGATAAAGACTCCGATGCCCAATTAATTAGCAAGGAATTTGCCTTGTCCCCGACCGAAATTCAGTTTTTGCGCAACGCCCGTAAAGGCTTAGCCATTTGGCGGACGGAAGGCTATCACGTGGCGGTTCAGGGGCAAGCGCCTCCGTTATTGCACCAACTGTTCTCATCCACCGCGGACGAAAAAGGCGATTGGGCGGCCACGCGCTATGCGGATCCTTTACACGGCCAAGCGCCGATTCCGGCGGATCACCCGGTGTTGCCCACCTAA
- a CDS encoding DMT family transporter, protein MNQMVYNPDREWLRQWQWTPPSHKYSEDEIRAIMATCQSYDDLATRYTEEELHDADRSVIELCDKNPQFRRDYDRWSYIVENGYNAYVWKRIQRKGRIPWTPISPWVQAALRRDRVVTTPDGQRVVQKTETERSAESWAAYHRMMDWVWAFIAMALVDIVFAWGIFVFNHSFAPFQHLWLWPSAISFGLVFLLRRTHKTHALLYNVGVLAFIIPLAFLIAFLLM, encoded by the coding sequence ATGAACCAAATGGTTTATAACCCCGATCGGGAATGGCTTCGGCAATGGCAATGGACCCCACCATCGCATAAGTATTCGGAAGACGAAATACGAGCAATAATGGCAACATGTCAGTCTTATGACGATTTAGCTACACGCTATACCGAAGAAGAATTGCATGATGCTGATCGATCCGTTATTGAATTGTGCGATAAAAACCCGCAATTTCGGCGTGATTACGATCGATGGAGTTATATTGTCGAAAATGGCTATAACGCTTACGTGTGGAAACGCATTCAGCGTAAGGGTCGCATTCCGTGGACGCCCATTTCTCCCTGGGTTCAAGCTGCCTTGCGGCGCGATCGGGTCGTTACCACACCGGACGGCCAGCGTGTCGTGCAAAAAACCGAGACCGAACGGAGTGCCGAGTCGTGGGCGGCATATCACCGCATGATGGATTGGGTGTGGGCGTTTATTGCAATGGCCCTTGTGGATATCGTCTTCGCGTGGGGCATTTTCGTGTTTAACCATAGCTTTGCCCCCTTCCAGCATCTCTGGCTTTGGCCGTCGGCTATCAGTTTTGGCTTGGTGTTTCTCTTGCGCCGGACCCATAAAACGCATGCCTTGCTCTATAATGTCGGAGTACTGGCGTTTATTATACCTCTCGCGTTTCTCATCGCGTTTCTCTTGATGTAA